A single genomic interval of Microbacterium sp. zg-Y1090 harbors:
- a CDS encoding tripartite tricarboxylate transporter permease: MDVLQLLGEGFAGALTPANLLWVLIGCLLGTAVGVLPGLGSSMAVALLLPVTFSLDPTAAFIMFAGVYFGGLFGDSTMGILMNTPGQASAIASTFEGHKMALNGRAAQALATAAIGAFVGGFIASIVVVFVAPALADFSSRFGPAEFFALAVFAFAATSSVVTDNVIRGLTALFIGLGIAVIGIDGVSGAPRFTMDSPQLFDGVSLVTVTVAILALGEVIYVACLERHTSDKSLIRPSGRPWLNRTELKEATPAWLRGTAIGLPFGVVPAGGSEIPTFLAYGVEKRLDARRKDPQFGKGAIRGLAAPEAAGNSTTGMAMGALLALGLPISATAAIMLAAFRQYGLQPGPLLFDRAPDLVWSLLASFFIAMIVLLILNLPFAMLWAKLLLIPRPYLYAGITVFCALGIYATSGSTFDLLMLLGIGVLGFLMRAMDYPLAPLIIGMVLGPLAETSLRDAAMSANGDFSVLVQGPITISLYALLAIVLVFSVRNRVVAHRRAAQAEKELVRQ; the protein is encoded by the coding sequence ATGGATGTGCTGCAGCTTCTGGGCGAAGGCTTCGCCGGCGCCCTGACCCCGGCGAATCTGCTGTGGGTGCTCATCGGATGCCTGCTCGGCACCGCCGTCGGCGTGCTCCCGGGTCTCGGGTCTTCGATGGCGGTGGCGCTGCTGCTGCCGGTGACCTTCTCGCTGGATCCCACCGCCGCCTTCATCATGTTCGCCGGGGTGTACTTCGGCGGGCTGTTCGGCGACTCGACCATGGGCATCCTCATGAACACGCCCGGTCAGGCCTCGGCGATCGCCTCCACCTTCGAGGGCCACAAGATGGCGCTCAACGGCCGGGCCGCTCAGGCGCTCGCCACCGCCGCGATCGGCGCGTTCGTCGGCGGGTTCATCGCGTCGATCGTGGTCGTGTTCGTCGCCCCCGCCCTCGCGGACTTCTCCAGCCGGTTCGGCCCGGCCGAGTTCTTCGCCCTCGCCGTCTTCGCGTTCGCCGCCACGTCGTCGGTCGTCACCGACAACGTGATCAGGGGCCTCACCGCCCTGTTCATCGGGCTGGGCATCGCGGTGATCGGCATCGACGGGGTCTCGGGCGCACCGCGGTTCACGATGGACTCGCCGCAGCTGTTCGACGGCGTGTCGCTGGTGACCGTCACCGTCGCGATCCTTGCGCTGGGCGAGGTCATCTACGTGGCATGCCTCGAACGGCATACGTCGGACAAATCGCTCATCCGCCCGTCTGGACGCCCGTGGCTGAACCGCACGGAGCTGAAGGAGGCGACCCCCGCCTGGCTGCGCGGCACCGCGATCGGCCTGCCCTTCGGCGTGGTGCCGGCCGGCGGCTCCGAGATCCCGACGTTCCTCGCCTACGGCGTGGAGAAGCGGCTCGACGCGCGCCGCAAGGATCCGCAGTTCGGCAAGGGCGCGATCCGTGGCCTGGCGGCGCCCGAGGCCGCGGGCAACTCGACCACCGGCATGGCGATGGGCGCGCTGCTGGCGCTCGGGCTGCCGATTTCGGCTACCGCCGCCATCATGCTCGCCGCGTTCCGCCAGTACGGCCTGCAGCCCGGGCCGCTGCTGTTCGACCGCGCCCCCGACCTTGTCTGGTCGCTGTTGGCGAGCTTCTTCATCGCGATGATCGTGCTGCTGATCCTCAACCTGCCGTTCGCGATGCTGTGGGCGAAGCTCCTGCTCATCCCCCGCCCGTACCTCTACGCCGGCATCACCGTATTCTGCGCCCTCGGCATCTATGCGACCTCGGGGTCGACGTTCGACCTGCTGATGCTGCTCGGCATCGGCGTGCTCGGGTTCCTCATGCGGGCGATGGACTACCCGCTGGCGCCGCTCATCATCGGCATGGTGCTGGGTCCGCTGGCCGAGACGAGCCTGCGGGATGCCGCCATGAGCGCGAACGGCGACTTCTCGGTGCTCGTGCAGGGTCCCATCACGATCTCGCTCTACGCGCTGCTCGCGATCGTGCTGGTGTTCTCGGTGCGCAACCGCGTGGTCGCGCACCGGCGGGCCGCCCAGGCGGAGAAGGAGCTCGTGCGGCAGTGA
- a CDS encoding alpha/beta hydrolase family esterase → MAANSDRPRRRRWPWVLGGTAFFATAAVVLALVFQFGLPWWSGDGDHNHVYVSPDGARQHYQVHVPPQHDGSTPLPVMMAIHGCGMTGFGWNSMKASTQFTALADREGFIVVYPTQRPFENSVNCWNSADARNQIRDAGEPALLAGVARARLAWSFAERHDNR, encoded by the coding sequence ATGGCCGCGAACAGTGATCGTCCTCGGCGGCGTCGGTGGCCGTGGGTTCTCGGCGGCACCGCCTTCTTCGCGACCGCCGCCGTGGTGCTCGCGCTCGTCTTCCAGTTCGGGCTCCCGTGGTGGAGCGGGGACGGCGACCACAACCACGTCTACGTGTCGCCGGATGGTGCGCGTCAGCACTACCAGGTGCACGTGCCGCCGCAGCATGACGGCTCGACGCCGCTACCGGTGATGATGGCCATCCACGGGTGCGGGATGACGGGATTCGGGTGGAACTCGATGAAGGCATCCACGCAGTTCACCGCGCTCGCCGATCGGGAGGGCTTCATCGTCGTCTATCCGACCCAGCGTCCCTTCGAGAACTCGGTCAACTGCTGGAACTCCGCGGACGCGCGCAACCAGATCCGCGACGCGGGGGAGCCGGCGCTCCTGGCCGGCGTCGCGCGAGCGCGCCTCGCGTGGAGCTTCGCCGAACGCCACGACAACCGGTGA
- a CDS encoding SDR family NAD(P)-dependent oxidoreductase: protein MATGTQRVAIVTGAGSVRGIGFASARLLGAAGDDLVITSTTDRIFERVAELRDAGIRAEGVVADLTEQGGADAVVACARDVFGGVDILVNNAGMAAVSDAHKPGGLGRTVLDHWHASLDRNLTTTFLMTRAVAGAMRAAGYGRIVNVSSVSGPVAAYGGDPAYHAAKAGIVVTGQLITIDGANSIAEERGR, encoded by the coding sequence ATGGCGACTGGAACACAGCGCGTTGCGATCGTCACCGGCGCGGGAAGCGTTCGGGGCATCGGGTTCGCGTCGGCCCGCCTTCTCGGCGCCGCCGGCGATGATCTGGTGATCACGTCGACGACGGATCGCATCTTCGAGCGCGTCGCAGAGTTGCGCGATGCCGGTATCCGGGCAGAAGGGGTGGTCGCCGACCTCACCGAGCAGGGCGGCGCGGACGCGGTCGTCGCGTGCGCGCGGGATGTGTTCGGGGGAGTGGACATCCTCGTCAACAACGCCGGAATGGCGGCCGTGTCCGACGCGCACAAGCCGGGCGGGCTCGGCAGAACAGTCCTCGACCACTGGCACGCCTCGCTCGATCGGAACCTCACCACGACCTTCCTGATGACCCGTGCGGTGGCCGGCGCCATGCGGGCCGCCGGCTACGGCCGCATCGTGAACGTGTCCTCGGTGTCGGGCCCTGTCGCCGCCTATGGGGGCGACCCTGCCTACCACGCGGCGAAGGCCGGGATCGTCGTCACCGGGCAGCTCATCACGATCGACGGCGCCAACTCCATCGCCGAGGAGCGCGGCCGATGA
- a CDS encoding FBP domain-containing protein encodes MLPITEKTLRASFVNASRKEVSDLGLPAGFETLDWERLDYLGWRDPKIGRRAYAVVPSLDGELIGILLQQSTTSPRSRAQCAWCNDVTLPNGVVFFSAKRSGKAGRNGNTVGTLVCEEFQCSRNVRRTPPLAYEGYDVDAARQRRIEDLQVRVASFAAEV; translated from the coding sequence ATGCTTCCCATCACGGAGAAGACCCTCCGCGCATCCTTCGTCAACGCGTCGCGTAAAGAGGTCAGCGACCTCGGCCTTCCGGCAGGCTTCGAGACGCTCGACTGGGAGCGGCTGGACTACCTCGGCTGGCGCGACCCGAAGATCGGCCGCCGCGCGTATGCCGTGGTGCCGTCGCTCGACGGCGAGCTCATCGGCATCCTGCTGCAGCAGTCCACGACCTCGCCGCGCTCGCGTGCGCAGTGCGCGTGGTGCAACGACGTCACACTTCCGAACGGCGTGGTGTTCTTCAGCGCCAAACGCTCGGGCAAGGCCGGGCGCAACGGGAACACCGTCGGCACGCTCGTCTGCGAGGAGTTCCAGTGCTCGCGGAACGTGCGCCGGACTCCCCCGCTCGCGTACGAGGGGTACGACGTCGACGCGGCCCGCCAGCGACGGATCGAGGACCTGCAGGTTCGCGTCGCGTCGTTCGCTGCGGAGGTCTAG
- a CDS encoding alpha/beta fold hydrolase, with protein MGYITVGDENSTPVDLYYEDQGAGQPVVLIHGYPLNGHSWERQTRELLAAGYRVITYDRRGFGHSSKAGSGYDYDTFAADLNTILETLDLRDVVLVGFSMGTGELARYVARYGHDRVAKLAFLASLEPFLVARDDNPDGVPQHVFDGIEEAARGDRYAWFTQFFSDFYNADENLGARISAEAVTASWNVAVSSAPVAAYAVVASWIEDFRADVEAVRASGKPALILHGTADNILPIDATARRFHAAFPEAEYVEIEGAPHGLLWTHAEEVNAALVRFVNS; from the coding sequence ATGGGATACATCACTGTCGGCGACGAGAACAGCACCCCCGTCGACCTGTACTACGAGGACCAGGGCGCCGGTCAGCCGGTCGTCCTCATCCACGGCTACCCGCTGAACGGGCACAGCTGGGAGCGCCAGACACGCGAGCTGCTGGCCGCCGGCTACCGGGTCATCACGTACGACCGCCGCGGATTCGGGCACTCGTCGAAAGCCGGTTCCGGCTACGACTACGACACGTTCGCGGCGGACCTGAACACGATCCTCGAGACCCTCGACCTGCGCGACGTGGTGCTGGTGGGATTCTCGATGGGAACCGGAGAGCTCGCCCGCTACGTCGCCCGGTATGGGCACGACCGGGTGGCGAAGCTGGCCTTCCTCGCCTCGCTCGAACCGTTCCTCGTCGCCCGCGACGACAACCCCGACGGGGTGCCGCAGCACGTCTTCGACGGCATCGAGGAGGCCGCGCGCGGTGACCGCTACGCCTGGTTCACGCAGTTCTTCTCGGACTTCTACAACGCGGATGAGAACCTCGGCGCGCGGATCAGCGCGGAAGCGGTCACGGCCAGCTGGAACGTCGCGGTCTCCAGCGCCCCCGTCGCGGCCTACGCCGTCGTGGCATCCTGGATCGAGGACTTCCGCGCCGACGTGGAGGCGGTGCGCGCCAGCGGCAAGCCGGCACTGATCCTGCACGGGACGGCGGACAACATCCTGCCGATCGACGCGACCGCCCGTCGCTTCCACGCCGCGTTCCCCGAGGCCGAGTACGTCGAGATCGAGGGAGCGCCGCACGGCCTGCTCTGGACGCACGCCGAGGAGGTCAATGCCGCGTTGGTCCGCTTCGTGAACTCCTGA
- a CDS encoding alpha/beta fold hydrolase, giving the protein MPTVHHRTLALDDLEVFYREAGPADAPVLLLLHGYPTSSHMFRRLIPALADRYRVIAPDHIGFGRSSAPAVDDFPYTFDALADVTARFLEEVGVTRYTVYVQDYGAPVAWRLALRDPAAIEGIISQNGNAYEEGFVEDFWAPIWAYAADPSPENESALRPALERAAVEWQYTHGVPDPTTVDPDAWEHDIALLRRPGVDRAQLHLFGDYGTNRELYPRLHAWLRETQVPVLAVWGRNDEIFGAAGAEAFRRDVPNTRVELLDAGHFLLESNLDDVVEIIRDWRGGF; this is encoded by the coding sequence ATGCCGACCGTCCACCACCGCACCCTCGCGCTCGATGACCTCGAGGTCTTCTACCGAGAAGCGGGCCCCGCCGACGCTCCCGTGCTCCTGCTGCTGCACGGATACCCGACGAGCTCGCACATGTTCCGGCGTCTGATCCCGGCGCTGGCCGACCGCTACCGCGTCATCGCGCCCGACCACATCGGCTTCGGCCGCTCGTCCGCTCCCGCCGTCGACGACTTCCCGTACACGTTCGACGCGCTCGCCGATGTCACCGCCCGGTTCCTCGAAGAGGTCGGCGTCACGCGATACACCGTCTATGTGCAGGACTATGGCGCGCCGGTCGCCTGGCGGCTGGCGCTGCGCGATCCGGCCGCGATCGAGGGGATCATCTCGCAGAACGGCAACGCCTACGAGGAGGGTTTCGTCGAGGACTTCTGGGCGCCGATCTGGGCGTATGCAGCCGACCCCTCCCCCGAGAACGAGAGCGCGCTGCGCCCGGCGCTCGAACGGGCAGCCGTCGAATGGCAGTACACCCACGGTGTGCCCGACCCGACGACGGTCGATCCGGATGCCTGGGAGCACGACATCGCCCTCTTGCGCCGGCCCGGAGTGGACCGAGCCCAGCTGCACCTCTTCGGCGACTACGGGACCAATCGCGAGCTCTACCCGCGCCTGCACGCCTGGCTGCGCGAGACGCAGGTGCCCGTCCTGGCCGTGTGGGGTCGCAACGACGAGATCTTCGGCGCCGCGGGTGCCGAGGCCTTCCGTCGCGATGTTCCGAACACCCGCGTCGAGCTGCTCGACGCGGGGCACTTCCTGCTCGAGTCGAACCTCGACGACGTCGTGGAGATCATCCGCGACTGGCGCGGCGGCTTCTGA
- a CDS encoding VOC family protein has product MTALRDAHLRVARPTVDMDAAVRFWVDGLGMEVDGRQPGTTGTLEELAFLGWPGASWHLELVRDAEVRPAPTDEDLLVLYLNEPIDEHLLARIEQAGGRRVGARNPYWDANGVTVVDPDGYLLVLATRAWP; this is encoded by the coding sequence ATGACCGCTCTCCGCGACGCGCACCTCAGGGTCGCCCGACCCACCGTCGACATGGATGCCGCCGTGCGTTTCTGGGTCGACGGGCTCGGCATGGAGGTCGACGGGCGCCAGCCTGGCACGACCGGCACGCTCGAGGAGCTGGCGTTCCTCGGCTGGCCGGGGGCGAGCTGGCATCTGGAGCTGGTGCGCGATGCCGAGGTGCGCCCCGCGCCCACCGACGAGGACCTCCTCGTGCTGTACCTGAACGAGCCGATCGACGAGCACCTGCTGGCGCGCATCGAGCAGGCCGGCGGCCGACGCGTCGGCGCACGGAATCCATACTGGGACGCCAACGGAGTCACGGTCGTCGACCCTGACGGCTATCTGCTGGTCCTCGCGACGCGCGCCTGGCCTTGA
- the poxB gene encoding ubiquinone-dependent pyruvate dehydrogenase, producing the protein MATVAGNIVKALHANGIDRVYGLPGDSLNAFTDALRRDGTIRWLHVRHEESAAFAAAADAALTGQLAVVAASCGPGNLHLINGLFDANRSRVPVLAIAAHIPTAQIGTGYFQETHPQELFRECSVYVEYVADPQQMPRLLEIAMRAAIEQRGVAVLVIPGDVALAEIGDNRAVVIERSQPVIVPSDAELDKAAGLLDAARKVTILAGAGVEGAHDEVVALADRLAAPIVHSLRGKEFIEYDNPFDVGMTGLLGFASGYRAMDAADALLVLGSDFPYEQFYPEHATTIQVDIRGSQLGRRHPLDLGLVGDAGATAAALLPRLAVRDDRRHLDDATAHYRKTRAKLDELAVPAKRTRPIHPQYLTRLLNEQAAADAIFTADVGSPTVWAARYLSMTEGRRLIGSFTHGSMANALLHGIGAQVSHPHRQVVALAGDGGLSMMLGELLTLTQNALPVKTIVVNNSSLNFIELEMKAAGFVTYGTGLANPSFAAIAEAMGIFARRVERSDDLPDALREVLAHDGPALLDVVTERQELSMPPAIEAAQVKGFALYAIRTVMSGRGDELLDLARANWRQLL; encoded by the coding sequence ATGGCCACTGTCGCTGGGAACATCGTGAAGGCTCTGCACGCCAACGGGATCGATCGTGTGTACGGCCTTCCGGGGGATTCGCTGAACGCGTTCACGGATGCGCTTCGTCGGGACGGCACGATCCGCTGGCTGCACGTGCGGCATGAGGAGTCTGCGGCGTTCGCTGCGGCCGCGGATGCCGCGCTCACGGGCCAGTTGGCCGTCGTCGCGGCATCGTGCGGGCCCGGCAACCTGCACTTGATCAATGGGCTCTTCGACGCCAACCGTTCGCGTGTCCCCGTGCTCGCGATCGCCGCGCACATCCCGACGGCACAGATCGGCACGGGGTACTTTCAGGAGACGCATCCGCAGGAGCTCTTCCGGGAGTGCAGCGTCTACGTCGAGTACGTCGCCGACCCCCAGCAGATGCCGCGGCTGCTCGAAATCGCGATGCGGGCGGCGATCGAGCAGCGTGGCGTCGCAGTGCTCGTCATCCCAGGGGACGTCGCCCTCGCCGAGATCGGCGACAACCGCGCTGTCGTGATCGAGCGATCGCAGCCGGTGATCGTGCCGAGCGACGCCGAGCTCGACAAGGCCGCCGGGCTTCTGGATGCCGCGCGCAAGGTCACGATCCTCGCCGGAGCGGGCGTGGAGGGCGCGCATGATGAGGTCGTCGCTCTCGCCGACCGGCTGGCCGCACCGATCGTGCATTCCCTGCGGGGCAAGGAGTTCATCGAGTACGACAACCCGTTCGATGTGGGGATGACGGGTCTGCTCGGATTCGCTTCCGGCTACCGCGCCATGGATGCCGCAGATGCTCTGCTCGTGCTCGGCAGCGACTTTCCGTACGAGCAGTTCTACCCCGAGCACGCCACGACCATCCAGGTCGACATCCGTGGGTCGCAGCTCGGCAGACGGCATCCACTCGACCTCGGGCTCGTCGGCGACGCCGGCGCGACGGCTGCGGCACTCCTTCCGCGACTTGCCGTGCGCGATGATCGCAGGCACCTGGACGATGCCACCGCCCACTACCGGAAGACACGGGCGAAGCTCGATGAGCTGGCCGTGCCGGCGAAACGCACGCGTCCCATTCATCCGCAGTACCTCACCCGCCTCCTGAACGAGCAGGCCGCCGCCGACGCGATCTTCACCGCTGACGTCGGCTCGCCAACCGTGTGGGCCGCCCGCTATCTGTCCATGACGGAGGGGCGGCGCCTGATCGGCTCGTTCACGCACGGGTCGATGGCGAACGCGCTGCTTCACGGGATCGGCGCGCAGGTCTCGCATCCGCACCGCCAGGTCGTCGCCCTCGCCGGCGATGGCGGACTCTCGATGATGCTCGGGGAACTGCTCACCCTCACCCAGAACGCGCTGCCGGTGAAGACGATCGTGGTGAACAACTCCTCCCTGAACTTCATCGAGCTGGAGATGAAGGCGGCCGGATTCGTCACCTACGGGACAGGGCTGGCCAACCCCAGCTTCGCCGCGATCGCCGAGGCGATGGGGATCTTCGCGCGTCGCGTGGAGCGCAGTGACGACCTTCCGGATGCTCTTCGCGAGGTCCTCGCCCACGACGGACCCGCCCTGCTCGACGTCGTCACCGAACGGCAGGAGCTCTCCATGCCGCCGGCAATCGAGGCCGCACAGGTCAAGGGGTTCGCGCTCTACGCGATCCGCACCGTCATGTCCGGCCGCGGCGACGAGCTGCTCGATCTCGCCAGAGCGAACTGGCGCCAGCTGCTCTGA
- a CDS encoding helix-turn-helix domain-containing protein, with protein sequence MTPSRPRHRGRAPSARGATTSRARTASCSTAPALGDRQQPRTPRTIQRARNRARALTDEQRELVASRRAEGKSLRQIAAVLRVSRSRVTRVPRYDDRPTV encoded by the coding sequence TTGACGCCCAGCAGGCCACGGCATCGCGGTCGCGCGCCCAGTGCGCGTGGTGCAACGACGTCCCGTGCCCGAACAGCGTCGTGTTCTACGGCGCCGGCGCTCGGAGACCGGCAACAACCCCGCACACCTAGGACAATCCAGCGCGCCCGAAACCGGGCCCGTGCCCTCACCGACGAGCAGCGGGAACTCGTCGCGAGCCGGCGCGCCGAGGGCAAGAGCCTCCGCCAGATCGCGGCGGTGCTCCGCGTCTCGCGGTCACGCGTCACCCGCGTCCCGCGCTACGACGACAGGCCCACGGTCTGA
- a CDS encoding DUF2252 family protein yields MTEQQRIRAYRQVYDTYLASIPPHLRRLVRLMQSAADIFLGHMRVDGTDYYVRQYRDMKIIPKGAQIAAYLPQFAKACGRTLAKAHARSGDPAAVVEYIGRGVAFEEEILRFARAYADQTHADHAELVAAIAAGEVRAEEGVA; encoded by the coding sequence ATGACCGAGCAACAGCGGATTCGCGCCTATCGGCAGGTCTACGACACCTACCTCGCCTCCATCCCGCCGCATCTGCGTCGGCTCGTCCGTCTCATGCAGTCCGCCGCCGACATCTTCCTCGGCCACATGCGTGTCGACGGCACCGACTACTACGTGCGTCAGTACCGCGACATGAAGATCATCCCCAAGGGAGCGCAGATCGCGGCGTACCTCCCTCAGTTCGCCAAAGCGTGCGGTCGCACCCTGGCGAAGGCGCACGCCCGCAGCGGCGACCCGGCGGCGGTCGTCGAGTACATCGGGCGAGGAGTCGCTTTCGAGGAGGAGATCCTCCGCTTCGCGCGCGCGTACGCAGATCAGACCCATGCAGATCACGCCGAGCTCGTCGCCGCGATCGCTGCGGGCGAGGTGAGGGCAGAAGAAGGAGTGGCGTGA
- a CDS encoding sulfite exporter TauE/SafE family protein has product MDAGAIVLLALAGTAAGAINALAGGGSLVTFPALLALGYPPVIANVTNTVAALPGYVGGAWGYRRELAGQRRRIVVLSIITVIGALVGSTLLLAGDEGTFTAVVPWLVFASTLLLAAQPYLSALVARRTEPAAASAPRAERLRWAGVGQFGVAVYGGYFNAGLGIMMLGVLGVALRESLQRLNALKSVLSVVASAVSLVFFAIFAEVSWPAAGIMAVAGLLGGWLGAAVGRRLPVPLLRWSVVVFGLAVFVALLVDAG; this is encoded by the coding sequence ATGGACGCGGGTGCGATCGTGCTCTTGGCGCTCGCCGGCACGGCAGCGGGCGCGATCAACGCGCTCGCCGGGGGCGGATCGCTCGTCACCTTCCCCGCACTCCTCGCCCTCGGGTATCCGCCCGTGATCGCGAACGTCACCAACACGGTGGCGGCGCTGCCCGGCTACGTCGGCGGCGCGTGGGGCTACCGCCGCGAGCTCGCCGGCCAGCGGCGGCGCATCGTCGTGCTGAGCATCATCACCGTGATCGGCGCGCTCGTCGGTTCGACGCTGCTGCTCGCCGGCGACGAGGGCACGTTCACCGCGGTCGTGCCGTGGCTGGTGTTCGCATCGACGCTCCTCCTCGCCGCGCAGCCGTACCTGAGCGCCCTGGTCGCCCGCCGCACCGAACCCGCCGCGGCATCCGCGCCCCGCGCCGAACGCCTGCGCTGGGCGGGTGTGGGGCAGTTCGGCGTCGCGGTCTACGGCGGTTACTTCAACGCGGGTCTCGGCATCATGATGCTGGGCGTGCTCGGGGTGGCGCTGCGCGAATCGTTGCAGCGGCTCAATGCGCTCAAGAGCGTGCTGTCGGTGGTCGCCAGCGCGGTGTCGCTGGTGTTCTTTGCGATCTTCGCCGAGGTGTCGTGGCCGGCGGCGGGGATCATGGCGGTGGCCGGTCTGCTGGGCGGCTGGCTCGGCGCCGCGGTCGGGCGCCGGCTGCCCGTGCCGTTGCTGCGGTGGTCGGTCGTCGTGTTCGGGCTCGCGGTGTTCGTTGCGCTGCTCGTGGATGCCGGCTGA